In Granulicella mallensis MP5ACTX8, the sequence ATTCGTTCTTCAACCAGGGCGTCGATATCGTCGAAGACAGCGGGATCTCGGTGCCGAATACGCCCGGCGTTACGGTGACGCATGCCGTCTCCGTCTTCCTGCCGGGAAGCGGCTCCATCACCCATGTGGTGGACGAGGCTGGCGGCTCGGTACAGAGCGGCACCCAGACAAGCTTTCTGCCGTTCTATCAGGGCGCGCCCTGCACCTTCGGCTGCCCGATAGCGCCGACTGCTCCGGGAGATCTAAAGGCTGCCGTAGTGTCTTCCAATCAGATCGATCTTTCCTGGAGACCAAGCTTTAGTCCGGGTGTCCGCTACAGCGTATTTCGAGGCATGTCTTCCGGCTTCGCACCCTCGGCGAGCGACCTGGTCTACTCGGGCGTGATTGGAACTTCGTACACGGATAACGCAGTCAACCCTGGGACGACTTACTACTACGTCGTCGAAGCGACGAACGACAGTGGCACGTCGGGCGCCTCCAATGAGGCAACCGCCGCGATCCCCAGCACCGGTGGAATCATCAGCCAGGATGTGATCAACATCAGCGCAGGCGGCCCGGCCAACGGAAGTTGGGTTGCAGACGAAGACTTTACAGGCGGCACGGCTACCAGCACAGGAGCAACGGTCAACACCTCGCTCGTCGCGAATCCCGCACCGCAATCCGTATACCAGCACAACCGCTTCGGTCCTATGACCTATACGATTCCGGGGCTGACACCTAACGCGAAGTATGTCGTGGACCTGCACTTTGCAGAGACCTTCTGGACCTCGCCTGGGCAGCGCGAATTCAACGTGTTGATTAATGGCAAGGAGGTGCTGAGAAACTTCGACATCATCGCCTATGCCGGCAAGATCGACACCGCGGTCGTGCAGTCGCTGTCTGCGATCGCCGACTCCACCGGAACAATCACGATCCAGTTCACGGTGGGCGCAGCGGATAATCCGCAGATCAATGGCATCGAGATCGGACTTCTGTGCAAGACAAACTGCGCGGCTGCTCCAGCCGCTCCGAAGAAGCTGACCGCAACTGAAGCCTCCACGAAGCAGATCAACCTCACATGGTCCGCGAGTGCTACTCCGGGAGTTACCTACAGCGTGTTTCGCAGCCAGGAGCCTGGGTTCGCGACCACGGCTGCAAGTGAACTGGCTTCGGGACTGACGGGAACGACCTACTCGGATACCAGTGCGAATCCAGCGACAACCTACTACTACGCCGTCGCTGCCTTGAACCAGGCGGGACTTTCAGTTGCCACGAATGAAGCCAGCATCACGACTCTGACCGCTGGTGGCGCCATCGCCTCCGACGTTCTGGATATCAATGCCGGTGGAGCGGCAGTGGGCTCCTGGGCAGCCGATAAAGACTTCTCCGGTGGCACGGCGACAAGCACCAGTGCCGCAGTCAATACCTCGAAGATTCCCAACCCCGCCCCTGAAGCGGTCTACCAGACGAATCGCTTTGGTCCGATGACGTATACGATTCCCGGCCTAACACCGGGAGCCAGCTACATCGTGGATCTGCACTTCGCCGAGACGTTCTGGACAGCTCCGGGACAACGACAGTTCAATGTCCTGATCAATGGCAGTCAGGTCCTGACGAACTACGATATCTTTGCGTCGGCGGGCGGGGAGTTTATCGCGACAGTGCAGTCGTTCGCAGTGACGGCGGACAACACCGGAACCCTTACGATTCAGTTCGTCGTCGGGGCTGCGGACAATCCCCAGATCAACGGGATCGAGGTTGGAAAAGCAAAGTAGTACGGATAGAGAAAGCCGTTTGCATCGCGGGGTAGCCACTTGTCATTCTCAAGTGGCTACCCCGCACTTTCTTAGCGTTGACCTTACGGATGGGGCAGGCTTACCGCATACAGATACCAGGCCGCATGCGGCAGCCACTGTTCCGTCCAGCGCCAGTCTTCGTCCTTACCTGTCACGGCAAAGCCTTCGTTGTAGGCGATGCCGTCTTCATCGTTCGTCGCTGACGTGACGCCGTTAATGACCGACCCGGGAGCGCTTGTGTACTTATAGGACTTGAAGAACATATACGCGGTATCGCCGTGACCACTGCCCATCAGCATGCTCACATCAAATGGGTTCCGGCCTTCGATCCAGTGCAGTTGATTCCACGCATAGTCCTGTAACTGCTTTTGAAAGCCAGGATCGTCCGCGAAGAACGGTGCGGCCATGCGTGCGGCAGCGGCGAGTGAAGCGAGCCGTGCGTTCTCGCCCTGCCACCATGGAGCGGCCTCCGTGTCATGCGGGAAGAAGTAGGCGCTGCGCACCTTGCCATCCCCCATGCGCACCAGTTGCCGCGCATAGCCGAACGGATTGTTCTTCTCCGCAGTGATGCTCAGCTCAAAGTGCAGCGACCGCTTTACCGCCGCGTAGACCTTCTGCTGCATCGCGGGAGACGCGGTCTCCGCATACTCCAGAAGGCTCACCACCGGCAGCCCGGCATCGGACGGATGAAAGAACGGACGCGATCCGTCGTCGGCGCGCCATGGGTCCTGATATCCCGCGATCGTTGTCAGACGGCCCATCAGCTGTTCGGCACGGCCATCGGCAGCGGCTTGATACTTCGGCAGCTTCGTCGCGCGATAGAGCTCGGTCGCGGCCATGAGCGCGCAGTAGTCGTCGAGGATGTTCTCTTTGCCATCGTTCAACAGCTCTCGATTGTGCGCGGATAGAAACTCGAACGCACTCTCCGCTGTCTTCAGATACTCGGCGCGGGAGATGTCGCCTTCCTCGGGCATGGTGCTGGCGAGCGCCAAAGCGGCAATCGCCATGCCTCCTCCGGCCCGGAAGCTTGCCTCGTAGGCATGCGGGCCGTTGGCGGTCTGAATCTGCTCGGTAGAGTCCGATGCGTTCTTCTTGATCTGCGTCCTCCAGTTCGGGTTTCCGATCTCCCGGTCCTTCGCCAGCTTCTCTTTGCCCGGCTCAGTAATGCTCTCGTAGAACGAGCCGTCCGGCCGCTTGATCCGCACCAGGTAGTCGGCTCCGAATAGGCCTTCGTCCAACAGACGACGCTCGTATTCACTGAAGTTATCGTCGTGCCGCGCCTGCAGCACAAGGTAGCTCTTCAACAGCGTCCAGGCCACCAGCGGCACCTGCTGCGGATTGAAGTACGACGTCAGATTCTGATGCGAGAGATGGATGCCGTAGTCGCCGGTCGCGTCATACCAGCCGCCATGAAGATCGACGAACCCGGAACCGCCCGGAACCTTCAAGCGCCGATCCGCCTTGTCGAACAGGCCGCTGGAGCGCTGCCCCTTGAAGTAGTACACGACATTCGAAAGCGTCTCGCGCTCCAGCAGGTTGTCCTCGATCGCAAAGGGACACGAGCTCACCTCACCTGCCGCAGTCTTCGTCCGGACCTCGTAGTGCCCGGTCGTATGCCACGCGGAGAAGTCAGCCGTCCAGAACACTCGGCCTCCCCAGTGATCTACTTCCCCGCTGGGCGTAAGGTCCGCCGTCAGCACCGTTTTGCCCGTCGCAGCATCCACCAGTGAGAACTGCCGTGGGTGGTCCTGTTCCGCCCCCAGAATCAACGCCTGCTTGACCGAAGCGGTCTCGTAGCCGACCTGGTCCACCAGTACCCGCGGCTGGACCTGCGTCTGAGCGGCACCCGCCAGAGCGAACGAAAACAGGCAGCAGCCCACGAATAACTTGACGCCATAACGATCCATCTTCATGCGTTCTCTCACAATCAGCAGATTCCTCTCGACATGCGCAGCGATTATCGACAATGATGGTATGACTTTATACTGAACTTGCTTAACGAACATAACTAAGGGAGCAAACGCTTGTCTATGAATGAAAGACGCCGCGATTTCCCAAGCTTCTGGTCTCCCCTACGCCTGACGGTTCTAGGTGCGCTGACCCTGCTTAATGGCTTCCACGCCATCGCCGAACCGAAGGTTCCTCCCCAAAAGGCCATCGTCGCTTATGTCTTTCTCAAGGACCGCACACTGCAGCCGAACGAGATTGCCGTCAACAAGCTCACGCGCATCAACTATGCCTTTGCGAATATCCGGGGCGGCCGTATCGTCAACGGCTTCAAGAACGACGACCAGAACCTGGCGGATCTGGTAGCGCTGAAGCAGCAGAACCCCTCGTTGACGGTGCTCGTCTCCGTAGGCGGTTGGGAATGGTCCGACAGCTTCTCCGACATGGTTCTTACCAAGGCCTCCCGTCGTGAGTTCATCGCCAGCGTGACTGACTATGTCCAGCGCCACCAGCTCGACGGCCTGGACATCGACTGGGAGTATCCCGGCATGGCGGGATCTACGAATCACTTTCGGCCGGAAGATACGCGCAACTTCACACTGCTGCTGAAAGAACTACGCGCGAGTTTCAAGCATCAGGAGCGCAAGCTGCATCGGCAACTCTATCTCACGATCGCCGCTGGAGCCTCATCGGGCTACATCGCGAACACCGAGATGGATAAGGTGCAGCAGTATATCGACACCGTCAACCTTATGGCCTATGACTACTACGGGTCAGAGAAGACGACCGGCAATCATGCGCCGCTCTTCACTGACCCGAACGATCCTCAAAAGATCTCCGCCGATCGCTCCGTCCACGAGTTCGAGCAGGCGGGAGTACCGGCGGAGAAGATCGTCCTCGGCGTTCCCTTCTATGGACATCGGTGGGGCGATGTCGCCGACGTGCAGCATGGTCTCTTTCAGGCCGGGACTCCGCTGCCGCAAGGCTACACACAGTACAGCATCGTCTCGACAACGTTGCTGAACAACGGCTTCGACCGCTACTGGGATAAGGCTGCTTCTGTGCCCTACCTCTACAGCCCAAGCCAGAAGATCTTCGTGTCCTATGAAGACACCGAATCGCTCGCGTTGAAGGCGCGCTACGTGATGGACCAACACCTTGGCGGCATTATGTTCTGGGATTACGATGGCGATCCCTCGGGAACACTGCTCGATACTGTCCACACAGGTTTGACCCAACCTACAGCGGATAAAGCACCATGACCACTGCGCAACCGGTATTTGCAAGCGAAGCTCCGCGCACAACACGCGTGGCCTCGATCGATATCTTCCGCGGCCTCACCATGGCCATCATGATCTTCGTGAACGATCTCGATGGCGTCCAGGGCTTGCCCTGGTGGACGCATCACGCGAAGGCCAATATCGACGTGATGACTTATGTCGACATGGTCTTCCCGTTCTTTCTCTTCATCATTGGGCTCTCCATGCCGCTCGCGATCCGGCAGCGACTAAAGAAGAACCCCTCCATACCCCAGCTCTGGCTGCATGTGCTCATCCGCTCCGTCAGCCTGGTTGCCCTGGGTGTGATCCTCGCCAATGCCGGCAAGGGCAGCGCCGCGCTGATGCATATGTCTCCCTATGCCTGGACGCTTCTTGCGCTTCTCGGAATGGCGCTCTTTCTCAGTGTCTATCCCAGCAATGGCCGCCATGCGAATCTGCACAAATGGCTGCGCCTGGGAGGTCTTGCGCTGGCGCTTGTCATGTTCGCGATCTTCCGCCGCCTCACGCACGACGGCCACGTCGCCTGGCTTAGCTTTTCCTACCTGGAGATTCTCGGCCTCATCGGATGCACCTACTTCGCCGTGTCACTCCTTTACATTCCAACGCGCCGCTGGCCGTGGGCCTCTCTCGCGTGGTTCATCGTACTGGTGGCCTTCAGCAGTCTCTGCAGCGCAAAGATCATCGTCTTTGAGCACGGTTTCCCACTCTACATATGGCCCTTCGGCGACGGCACGATGGCCTTCGTCACGATGGCCGGTATCGTCACATCAGTCGTCTTCATCGGCGAAGAGCGCTGGCAGACGCTGCGCAATAAACTCCTGCTGGGCTCGGCCTTCGGCGTTGCGGCTCTTATCGCGGGGTACTTTCTGACGCCGCTCGGCATCTCCAAGATTCGCGACACGCCGACCTGGGGACTCTACAGCGTGGGAGCGGCTGTGCTGCTGTTCACTGCACTCTTCTGGCTGTGCGACGTGAAGAAGCAAACCTCCTGGGCAGCCCTCGTACACCCCGCCGGAGCGAACACGCTGCTTACCTACCTGCTGCCGGATGTATGGTACTTCCTTACCGCGCTGCTGGGTTTCAAATGGTTTGAGCTGCATCTCAACTCCGGTTTGCCGGGGGCTCTGCGCTCGGCAGTCTTTACGGCGCTTATGCTGGCGATTGCGGGAGTTCTGCTGCGGATGCGGGTTCGGCTGCAACTTTAGATAGTTGTATCTAGTCATGCAAGGCATGATTGGATGATCTGCGGATTATTGAGTTCCATCTCGATCTACTTTTGCTCGTTTCTGGCGGTCGTAGGGGATGAATTTTAGCTCCTTCAGGCGTCGATTTGGCACCAAATAAGTGCAAAACTCCTTCTTTGTTTTTAGCTTGCCGTCACTCGTCCACACCGAGGCGAAACTGTCTGCCAGCATTCGATCAGCAGTGCCGTACCTTCGGAGGGTGATGCCGCAGCTAAACTAAGCAAAGAGGATTGCAACTGAAAGGAAACTACATGACACGTCGTAACTGGATGCTCAGATTTTGTTCCTTGCTTCTGTTTCCCGCAGGCTTGCTCGCCCAGAGCACTGCATCCGCTGCCCCAGCCTCTCCTCAGAACCAGCCAACGCAAAAGGTCCTGATCCACGTTGGCACGAACAACTCTGAGAACTGGCAGGCCGCGCTGAAGAAGGCAAACGACCTGATGGCATCGAGCGCAAAGCCCTACGATACCTATGTCGAGATCCTGGCGACGGGCGATGGCCTGAAGCTGATCGACAAAGACAACCCAATGACGAACGAGATCTCGAAGTCGCTGGATAAGGACGTCAGCTTCGTCGCATGTCACGCGTCGATGAAGACGAATCATATGGAAGATAGTCAGCTTGCAGCTGGAGTAGGTACGGTACCCTCCGGCGGGCGCGAAATAGCCGCACGCAAGGCCCAAGGTTGGACCGTCCTCGAAGATAAGTCCATCAAGTAAAACTCCACGCGCCCTGACACTATTCAATTACTCATGGTGGCTAGAGGCTGTTATGAACTTGGATCAAGTTAGCGACTTCTCGAACGGTTCCTTTGTTTCGAAATCGGAGAGATGGGGGACGAAGCGAGCCGGGTATCCGAGTGAAGCATCTCGCAAAAAGCGCGAGATGCTTCACACTGGACCATGAATTTGTGGGGGCTAAACAGAAAACGCTATGGGTACCAGGTAACCAAGAATGAGACTTCCCAGGTCAAAAATGTACATTCCGATAGAAGATGCAGTAGGTCTCCAGATACCAGGACCCGACGAAGAGAAGAAACATCACGCCTGACGCCCACCAGAACAGCTGCATCGGCAATGTAGCCGCAAGCCGCGCACTGTTTGCCGATGGCTTTTGCGCCGACTCCCCAAAGATCAACCCGCTTGCGAGTGCGATTCCGCCGGACAGTGCCAGCAACTCAAGAGAGTCCCAGATTCTCTCGTGAAGTCCGCTTGGCGGACCAAGAAAAGCCGTATGGAAGACAGCACACAGGGAGAGCAGGCACAACATCAAGGAGATCGGTTTGGCCACCTCTTTCAACACTATGCTGGCCTCCTTGCGCCCTCAGTTTACGCCCCCTGAAACGCTGCGTACAACTTCACATGAAGCGGCAGGGGCACCTTCTCCGAAGTGCGGGGATTTCGGTTTAGGAAGATACTTATGAACGTATCGTTAACATGTATTCCAGTCAACGTAATCTTTACGGACTGCTCATTTCGTTTGCGAGTGCAACCGCCACGACCCCGCTAAAACGCCGAAAACAAGCTGGTATTGCCAACTTCAAGCAGCTCAGGGGCTTGGCAAGGCATAGAGGCTTATTAACGACTATTGACAAAGAATCGGCATCGCGGGATACTCGTCTATATTCAATGGGTGATCCGGAGCCTCTCATGCAGGTCAATCTAGCAGGTGCAGAGGAAGGTCCAGATCGCCAAATGGGGCTCTTCGGAGCCTGCACCTCTAACATGCTCAATATGATAGGGGTGGGGCCGTTCCTGAGCATCCCCCTCGTCCTGATCGCTGTACATGGCTCGAAGGTTCTGCTCGCCTGGGTTCTGGGCGCGGTGATCTCGCTGTGCGATGGCCTTGTATGGGCGGAACTCGGCTCTGCCATGCCCTTTTCCGGAGGGCCTTACTTTTACCTTCGGTATGCCTTCGGAGAGAAAACCTACGGCAAGGCGGCAAGCTTTCTTGTTCTCTGGTCGTCTGTACTTACTGCCCCTCTTCTGATCGCCTCGGGCGCAGTGGGCTTTGCCCAGTACCTTCGATATCTCTGGCCCACCCTCCACGATGGGGGGCTTTCCCTCGTAGCGATGGCGGTCTGCCTCATCAACGTGATCCTGCTCTATCGCAGGATCACGACGATCAGCGCCATCTCCATCGGGCTCTGGTTACTGGTCGTCGGAACGATTATCTGGATCATCGTGAGTGGAGCGACACACGTTCCGTTCGCCCTCAAAGAACAGTTCAGCGGTGGGTATCCAGTCATGGACGGAGCCTTCTGGAAGGGTGTGGGCGCCGCAACCCTGATCGCTGTCTACGATTACGCCGGCTACTATAACGTCTGCCTGATCGGGGGCGAATTGAAGCGTCCCGAACGCACGATCCCCTACTCGATCATCGGTTCTATCTTCCTGGTGGCTATTCTTTACATCGCCATGAACCTTGCCATCATCGGCGTACTGCCGGTTCAACAGAGTATGCACTCCAGTGCGATCGTAGCGGACTACATGCAGGCGGTTTACAACGTCAGGTATGCCAGGATCGCGGATGTGCTCATCCTGGTCGCAGCCTTTGCCTCCGTGTTCGCAATCCTGCTCGGCTTCTCGCGCATTCCCTTTGCGGCTGCAAAGCAAGGAGAGTTCTTCAGCATCTTTGCGAAGGAACACCCGACGAAGAACTTCCCGCATATGTCGTTGCTGATCCTCGGAGTTCTCTCTGCCTGTGCCTGCTTGCTCAGCCTTAGTACGCTCATCAGCCTGGTCATCGTTATCCAGACGATGGTCCAGTTTCTTGCCCAGTGCGTCGCGGTGGTTCTATTGCGCAGGAGCCACGCCGGCAAGAATAATCTTACCTTTCGCATGCCGCTCTATCCGTTGCCGGTAGTCATCGCTTTTATAGGATGGCTCCTTATTCTGGCTTCCAGCGGTGTAAGAAATATCCTTCTCGCCCTCGCCATCACGCTCGCGGGAATAGCTGCTTTTCTCTATAAATCACGCCAGGAACAAAGCTGGCCTTTTGAAACCTTATGACTAAATGCTGGAATATCGCCGTTGTCGGCGAAGTATATGTAGACCATATCTTTACCGATTTTGACCACGTCCCGCTGCCTGGGGAAGAGGTCTTCGCAGAGCAGTATCGCCGCGAGGCCGGAGGCGGCACCGTCAACACAGCCTGCGCCCTGGCTCGCCTTGGCCACAACTCCTCCATCTTCGGAGTGTTTGGGGAAGATGAAGAGGCGTGGCTTCGCTTGAGACTAAGTTCGTTTGGAGTGCATGCTGAGCACGCTGCCTCCTCTGAGCTCCCAAATGCACTCACTGTAAGCATGTCGACGACCTCGGACCGCAGCTTCTTGAGCTATGCCGGGGCCAATCGAATTCTGGAAAAGTATGTAGCTCTGCCTGAAACGATCGCCGCTCTTTCCATGGCTCAGCACGTTCATTTCGCCATGCCGCTCGAAGTTGAACTTGCAAAGGTATTGCTGCCTTCCCTGCGTGCCGCCGGCTGCACCCTATCGATCGATCCGGGCTGGCGTAAGGATTGGTTCCTAAGCTCTGGAAGCCTTGATATATTACGCATGGTCGACCTATTTTTACCGAACGAGAGCGAAGCCCAATTGCTGACCGGACACAAGAAACCAGAACAGATGTTGCGTTCCTGTGCCGCATTGGGACTGCACCACACAGTCATTAAGCTGGGGCCTCGTGGAGCTGTCACTTTTCAGAACGACCGGCTATACACGATGGTGCCGCCAGATGTTCAAGTGATCGATACCACCGGGGCGGGCGATGCTTTTGATGCCGGCTTTATCGATGCCTGGCTATCCGGGGCCGATATCGAAGAGCAGCTGCGGAGGGCCTGCATCTGCGGCTCCCTCTCCACCCGTGCCCGCGGCGCTCTTACCGCTCTGCCTTTCCGTGAGGAGATGCGGGACTTTGTACAGGAAAAATCTATCTTCTAAGCTCGTGGAGAATGAATGTCGAACCTACCGATGGACCCTGCGTTCGCATCGCTTGCCAAGCACCCGAGGGAGGTTCTCCGGGATGCAAACGTTGCGCGTGAAGCACTCTCTGCTGCGCGGCAGGGCTCTAAGTCGTGGGCATCAGAGTTAGATCTTGCGGTAGAAGACCTGGATGTTCCTTCTTCCAACAGCGAAGAGAAGCAGGTCCCGATACGTATCTATCGCCCAAAAGCCGCAGGGGGCGCACTGCCCGTACTGCTCTACCTTCATGGGGGTGGGTTTTATTGCGGAGACCTCTTCTCTGAGGAGCGGCAATGCGCCCATTATGCACACAACGCGCAGTGTGCCGTTGTGTGCGTTGCTTACCGGCTCTCTCCTGAAAACCCCTTCCCCGCCGCGCTTACAGACTGTTACCGCGTACTAGAGTTTCTCTGGAACGAGAGCCAGGACCTGAATCTGGATCGCGACCTTCTTGCTGTAGGAGGCTCCAGTGCGGGAGCGAATCTCGCCGCCGCCATCGCTCTGCTCGCGCGTGATCGCAAGGGGCCCAGGATCTGCTTCCAAATGCTGTTGATTCCTGCGCTGGATGACCGTCTCGAGACGCCGTCCGCACGTCAATTTACCGATGTTCCTGACTTTGCGAGACCCGAAGCAGAGGGCATGTGGCGTTGGTACCTTGGCCAAAACGTGCAGGAGGTTTCGCCTTACGCGGCTCCGGCGCGCGCTGAAGATCTATCTGACCTGCCCGCAGCGTACGTACTCTGCGCCGGTCTTGATCCCCTTCGAGATGAAGGCCTCCATTACGCACGGCGCCTGACAGAGGCCGGAGTAGCTGTGGAACTCCACCTGGTTCCCTCCATTCCTCATGGTTTCGCCAGTATTCCTTCTGCGGAGGTCTCAAAGCGCCTATTAAACGAGCAGGTAGACATCCTGCGTAATGTATTTCTCCCCAAATGAAACAGTTTATGAGACTATGTAGGAATTCCATTCCAGAGTAGGCCTACATGGATGTCCCTGCCCGCATCTTTGGTTAGACAAGATTGCTACTGCCAGGTTCAATCAAGGCAGTTCAAGGTTTGTCATTCGCTTTTGTTTCCTTCAACGGAAATAGATAAGCTAGATTACCCATAAGAGCTGATGGCGGAAGTTTTAGAATTTTTCTAGGATCGTTCGAGGCAGCAGGATGAGTAAGAGTCGGATATTGATAGGCAGTCCAGCATTAATGCGCCAGACAAATGCGCGCACAATTTTGATGTTGTTGAAGAAATTGGACCACTGTTCGCGTGCGGACCTTGTTCGCGAAACGGGCATGAGCGCTCCAACGGTTGCGAATGTCGTCTCCGATCTCAACGACCTCGGATTGATTGAATGGATTGGCGAAGGTACATCCAGCGGAGGCCGCCGGCCGGACAATCTTCGTTTCAAAGCTGACTATGGCTGCCTTGCAGGAGTCGATATCACTGCGGATGCGCTTCGCATTCTGGTTACTGACCTGAACGGCACGCTCATCGAGGAACAGTACGAATCTCTGCCAAAGGACTCCCGCAATCCAATTGCTGTGATCGAGATATTACGTGGGTCGCTAAAAGCAATCATGCAGAGACATAGTCTGGCCTGGAAGAAGTTACTTGCCATGACGGTCGGCGTGGCCGGAATTATCAACGTTCGAGATGGCGTTGTGATCTCCGTTAGCAATTTAAACGCCTGGAGAGATCTTCCTCTCCTGGATATGCTGAAAAAACAATTTTCGTGTGCCCTGTTCGTGGAGAACGATACCAATCTCGCAGCGATTGGGGAGCACTTTCGCGGTGTTGCTCAATCGGAAGAAAGCTTCATCTTCGTCACCGTAGGATCGGGCGTCGGTGCGGGAATATTTGTCAATGGCCAGATCGTGCATGGATCGAGTTGGTCGGCTGGAGAAATTGGCTATCTCCGCATCCCCAATGTCTCGGGCATGCCACCTTCTTTGTATGAATTCGGTGGCCTCGAGCAAGTGGTAGGTGGTCCCGGCATTTTAAGAAGCTGGAATGCGGCCGGAAACAAATCGGGCGCGACGATCAAAGTACGCAAAGCGAGCGATGTGCTGGACCTCGCGCTGGAAGGCAACTCGGCTGCACAGAAACTGGTCTTGCAGCGAGCTCGCCTGCTCAAAGACGTGGTTCTCAATCTCGCTCTCACCTTGAATCCCAGCCTCTTTGTATTCGGAGGCGAACTGGGAGCTCATGCGGCGTTACTGGAGCCGACAGTGGAGATGCTGCGCAAGAGTGAGATTGCGGTAGCCGAGGTATTGCCAAGCAGCCTCGGGAAATCGGCCGTCGTATGGGGCGCCGTGGCTATGGCGATGCGGGATTCCGAGCAGAAACTATATCGCTACTAGATCCATCGCTGGCACAGAGTCAGACTGTAAACCTCTATCTGATTGGTTTTGCGTTGCCTGGTTTCGATAGACGATAAAACGTCCGGCCAGGCAGCGTTGCAACAGGCGTCAATACCCTGCAATCCCTGCAACATCTTGCGATAGCAGGAGATATCTCCGTATCCTTTTTAAAATTTGTTTCGCAAACACAGATGCAGACAATGCTGAACAAGGTATTGTTAAAATACTGTTGACCATCCTTGATTCTAATGATACGTTCCTAAGTATCTTTTGTACCCAATCTTTCGCGTCACATTTCGAGTGAACGTCGTATGCAGAACCTTTGCGGCTCACTCTCTTTCAGGCTCGCATTTCATTCTGTTCTATCGACGTACCGATGGAGGTTTCGAATGTAACGATGTCGAACCGCTTTCCGCCTGTGCTTATTGGCTGGTTTGTTATCCGCACTATAGGTTGCTACATCGATCCTCCCTCCTATCCTGTCCGCTCAAAGCATGATCGCAAGTTCGCTCTCAGGTTTACCCAGACCAATCTGGCACGCCCATCATCGAGTTTCCAAACTCTCAACCACGGGTGGAGAATCTAGCCCCCAAAATTCAAGGAGATTCAAATGAAGCGCACTATCATCTCCCTATTTCTGTTTTGTG encodes:
- a CDS encoding DsrE family protein, whose product is MTRRNWMLRFCSLLLFPAGLLAQSTASAAPASPQNQPTQKVLIHVGTNNSENWQAALKKANDLMASSAKPYDTYVEILATGDGLKLIDKDNPMTNEISKSLDKDVSFVACHASMKTNHMEDSQLAAGVGTVPSGGREIAARKAQGWTVLEDKSIK
- a CDS encoding APC family permease — translated: MQVNLAGAEEGPDRQMGLFGACTSNMLNMIGVGPFLSIPLVLIAVHGSKVLLAWVLGAVISLCDGLVWAELGSAMPFSGGPYFYLRYAFGEKTYGKAASFLVLWSSVLTAPLLIASGAVGFAQYLRYLWPTLHDGGLSLVAMAVCLINVILLYRRITTISAISIGLWLLVVGTIIWIIVSGATHVPFALKEQFSGGYPVMDGAFWKGVGAATLIAVYDYAGYYNVCLIGGELKRPERTIPYSIIGSIFLVAILYIAMNLAIIGVLPVQQSMHSSAIVADYMQAVYNVRYARIADVLILVAAFASVFAILLGFSRIPFAAAKQGEFFSIFAKEHPTKNFPHMSLLILGVLSACACLLSLSTLISLVIVIQTMVQFLAQCVAVVLLRRSHAGKNNLTFRMPLYPLPVVIAFIGWLLILASSGVRNILLALAITLAGIAAFLYKSRQEQSWPFETL
- a CDS encoding carbohydrate kinase family protein encodes the protein MTKCWNIAVVGEVYVDHIFTDFDHVPLPGEEVFAEQYRREAGGGTVNTACALARLGHNSSIFGVFGEDEEAWLRLRLSSFGVHAEHAASSELPNALTVSMSTTSDRSFLSYAGANRILEKYVALPETIAALSMAQHVHFAMPLEVELAKVLLPSLRAAGCTLSIDPGWRKDWFLSSGSLDILRMVDLFLPNESEAQLLTGHKKPEQMLRSCAALGLHHTVIKLGPRGAVTFQNDRLYTMVPPDVQVIDTTGAGDAFDAGFIDAWLSGADIEEQLRRACICGSLSTRARGALTALPFREEMRDFVQEKSIF
- a CDS encoding alpha/beta hydrolase; its protein translation is MSNLPMDPAFASLAKHPREVLRDANVAREALSAARQGSKSWASELDLAVEDLDVPSSNSEEKQVPIRIYRPKAAGGALPVLLYLHGGGFYCGDLFSEERQCAHYAHNAQCAVVCVAYRLSPENPFPAALTDCYRVLEFLWNESQDLNLDRDLLAVGGSSAGANLAAAIALLARDRKGPRICFQMLLIPALDDRLETPSARQFTDVPDFARPEAEGMWRWYLGQNVQEVSPYAAPARAEDLSDLPAAYVLCAGLDPLRDEGLHYARRLTEAGVAVELHLVPSIPHGFASIPSAEVSKRLLNEQVDILRNVFLPK
- a CDS encoding ROK family protein — its product is MSAPTVANVVSDLNDLGLIEWIGEGTSSGGRRPDNLRFKADYGCLAGVDITADALRILVTDLNGTLIEEQYESLPKDSRNPIAVIEILRGSLKAIMQRHSLAWKKLLAMTVGVAGIINVRDGVVISVSNLNAWRDLPLLDMLKKQFSCALFVENDTNLAAIGEHFRGVAQSEESFIFVTVGSGVGAGIFVNGQIVHGSSWSAGEIGYLRIPNVSGMPPSLYEFGGLEQVVGGPGILRSWNAAGNKSGATIKVRKASDVLDLALEGNSAAQKLVLQRARLLKDVVLNLALTLNPSLFVFGGELGAHAALLEPTVEMLRKSEIAVAEVLPSSLGKSAVVWGAVAMAMRDSEQKLYRY